A window from Populus trichocarpa isolate Nisqually-1 chromosome 3, P.trichocarpa_v4.1, whole genome shotgun sequence encodes these proteins:
- the LOC7478346 gene encoding trimethyltridecatetraene synthase produces the protein MELSTFAALLLATVAVITLFRHLTRPKLNLPPGPKPWPIIGNLNLLTGPLPHRNMHALVQKYGPIMQLKFGSFPVVVGSSVEMAEAVLKTNDVKLADRPKIAAGKYTTYNYSNITWSQYGPYWRQARKICLMEIFSPKRLDQFETVRVQELHALLRKLFVSAGKPINARDEFSDLSLSVISRLVLGKNYTVKTGNQKQYMSPKEFKEMIDELFLLNGVLDIGDSIPWLAFLDLQGYIKRMKAVGQLFDGFLEYTLNEHQQRRKGVKDYVPQDMMDILLQLSDDPNLEVQLDRTAVKAFTMDLIAGGTESSAVTTEWAMAELLKKPEYFKRANEELDRVIGRDRWIEEKDIVNLPFINAICKETMRLHPVSPFLVPRLAREDIQLGGYDIPKGTRVMVNVWTIGRDASIWEKPHEFCPERFIGKSIDVKGHNFELLPFGAGRRMCVGYSLGLKVIQASVANLLHGFKWKLPGDMKTEELNMQEIFGLSTPKQIPLVAELEPRLPAHMYSM, from the exons ATGGAGCTCTCTACTTTTGCTGCCCTTTTGCTTGCTACCGTAGCCGTGATAACCCTCTTCCGCCACCTTACCCGTCCCAAACTCAACCTGCCACCAGGCCCCAAACCGTGGCCTATAATTGGAAACTTGAACCTCCTTACAGGGCCGCTCCCACACAGAAACATGCACGCCCTTGTCCAGAAGTACGGGCCAATTATGCAGCTCAAGTTTGGTTCATTTCCAGTTGTTGTGGGCTCTTCTGTAGAAATGGCCGAAGCGGTTCTCAAAACCAATGATGTCAAACTGGCTGATCGTCCCAAAATTGCTGCGGGAAAATACACCACGTATAACTACTCAAACATTACGTGGTCACAATACGGACCGTATTGGCGACAAGCACGTAAGATTTGCCTCATGGAAATTTTTAGTCCCAAACGTCTAGACCAATTTGAGACTGTCCGCGTACAAGAGTTGCATGCTCTCCTAAGAAAGCTATTCGTGTCAGCTGGCAAGCCCATCAATGCAAGAGATGAATTTTCAGATTTGAGTCTCAGTGTGATTAGTCGCCTGGTGTTGGGAAAGAACTACACAGTTAAAACTGGGAACCAAAAGCAGTACATGTCGCCAAAGGAGTTCAAGGAAATGATTGATGAGCTTTTCTTGCTTAATGGGGTGTTAGATATCGGAGACTCAATTCCGTGGCTCGCCTTCTTGGATTTGCAAGGCTATATTAAGAGAATGAAGGCCGTTGGCCAGTTGTTTGATGGGTTTCTTGAGTATACATTGAATGAGCATCAGCAGAGGAGAAAAGGAGTCAAGGACTATGTGCCTCAGGACATGATGGATATCCTGTTGCAGCTTTCTGATGATCCTAATCTTGAAGTCCAGCTCGACAGGACTGCAGTCAAGGCATTTACAATG GATTTGATCGCAGGTGGGACTGAGAGTTCTGCGGTGACAACAGAATGGGCCATGGCCGAGCTCTTGAAAAAGCCGGAGTATTTCAAGAGGGCAAACGAAGAGCTAGATCGAGTGATTGGAAGAGATAGGTGGATTGAAGAGAAAGACATTGTTAACTTGCCATTTATCAACGCAATTTGCAAGGAGACCATGCGTTTGCATCCCGTGTCACCCTTCCTAGTGCCGAGACTTGCTCGGGAAGACATCCAACTTGGTGGCTATGACATTCCCAAAGGCACCCGAGTCATGGTAAATGTATGGACCATTGGAAGGGATGCAAGCATATGGGAGAAGCCACACGAATTTTGCCCAGAGAGGTTCATTGGCAAGTCGATTGATGTCAAGGGTCACAATTTCGAGCTGTTGCCATTTGGAGCTGGGAGGAGGATGTGTGTTGGGTACAGTCTAGGACTCAAGGTGATTCAAGCAAGTGTGGCAAATCTTCTGCACGGGTTTAAATGGAAGTTGCCTGGTGATATGAAAACGGAGGAGTTGAACATGCAGGAGATTTTTGGCCTTTCCACTCCTAAGCAAATCCCTCTTGTTGCAGAACTTGAACCCCGACTTCCAGCTCATATGTACTCTATGTGA
- the LOC112326998 gene encoding uncharacterized protein LOC112326998: protein MLSSSDLNPNFTLNTQPSSTIDKPIIAFNITAQINEKLTPSTFPQWHAQFEALLIGYDLLDYVEGTLLCPSSSGTTTDELCKLYWVRQDKLILSVILASTSPSITPLIATAKTSHEAWKKLKNLYASRSRTRAMQLKEELTLIQRGHRSITEYLHAVKTLADEIAIIDHLISDDDLTFYVLNGLGSEFQEIVAPIRARESPLAFEELHELLVGHKAYLRRLKQQHNNW from the coding sequence ATGTTATCATCCTCCGATCTAAACCCAAACTTCACCCTCAATACCCAACCCTCTTCTACAATAGACAAACCAATCATTGCTTTCAATATCACAGcacaaattaatgaaaaattaaccccCTCCACCTTTCCTCAATGGCATGCTCAATTTGAAGCTCTCCTTATTGGTTATGATTTACTCGACTATGTCGAAGGCACACTTTTGTGTCCCTCCTCCTCTGGCACTACCACTGATGAGCTCTGCAAGCTCTATTGGGTCCGACAGGACAAACTTATCCTGAGTGTCATTCTAGCCTCCACATCACCTTCAATCACACCACTCATTGCTACGGCAAAGACATCTCATGAAGCTtggaaaaagctaaaaaatctaTATGCTAGCCGATCAAGAACTCGTGCTATGCAGTTAAAGGAGGAACTCACTTTAATCCAGCGTGGACATCGGTCAATCACAGAATACCTCCACGCTGTGAAGACCCTAGCTGATGAAATAGCCATTATTGATCACTTAATTTCAGATGATGACCTAACATTTTATGTATTGAATGGTTTAGGTTCAGAATTTCAGGAGATTGTAGCGCCTATTCGAGCCCGAGAATCACCACTGGCATTTGAGGAGCTGCATGAACTGCTGGTGGGACACAAGGCATACCTGAGGCGCTTGAAACAACAACACAACAACTGGTAG